From the Coffea eugenioides isolate CCC68of chromosome 1, Ceug_1.0, whole genome shotgun sequence genome, the window TAAAATCAGGGTTCTCTTGCTGACTATCAGGGTCTGCCTTTTTAAAATCACCTCTCTTGCTGGAATGGCTTAAATCAGAGGCTATGCAATTATTGTGACTGAAATCAAATGATTGAAACACTTACAATTATGCGAAAAGGTGATTTtaatgcaaacaaatacaacaGAATACACACTAAAGAAATAAATGGATAATGAacaataattaaaattttttacattgaatgtgtttggatagtagattatttgggataattttttgaaaacaaaATACTTTAGCACTTTtttaatgtgatgtatgtgcgataaaaaggtgattaaaaatgTGTTAATGatgcaaacaaataaaattttgagaCTAATTCACAAGCCAAACAAACCTGAACttcattattttaaaaatattttttgattgTATTATTGAcatgttttttaattatttttttatttttaatcaaatttgTATTTTACGTACATCAAATCACGAAAACTACTGCAACactattttaaaattttctacaaATAATCTACTATAGAAACACAGGTGATATTGTGTAAAAACATTTTATAAGTTGATTACCAATTCATCTTTACAAATTAATTTTTGAGCCAGAAATGGCCAAATTTTAAGTTGCAATATTTCTTGCACCTTGTTCTTGGATTGGCAGCACTGCCATGGTCGAATCCTTGCTCTATTATGCAAGAGATCTGACTTCATTGTGTTTAAATAGTTGGAAATTTAAATTCCACATCTCAAGTACATAATGTTCTCAACTAGTTAAATATTCTCACCAACCAGCTGAATAAGATACATTAGTGAAATAAATGTATAAAATTATCACATACGGATAAAATCTCTTTCTTTTAGCAGTAGTAATTTGAATTTATACGTTTTGGCAGTGGTATAAACCAAaaacttattaataaataaGAACACATTCCAACCAATTcccaaaaaatataattttgtttcaaattctAACTAATAACTAATCCTAACATGGAAGTATTGAAAAAACTCATGGTAGCAGGCGTATGCACCAATTCAAAAGGCTGCCTGCTACCGTGCTGACTGTATGCACGGTAGCAGGCttagattttttaaaaaaaaaaaattagctacAGGCTACCgtgcatttaaaaaaaatatttgctaCCGTGCTGATTAGGCACGTTAGCTATAGTTTTGTACCATGAGGTTGTCAAACCTATATTTGACGGGACTTTTTTTTTGAGGTATATTCTAGGGGTGTAAGGTATAGTATGCATGATGTCTAAATGGTTTGGTGGAAGGAGTTTTCGGTAGAATCAAACTATTATAATTAACAAGATGGTTTGTGTGCTATGGCAAACTACTAAGAATTTTTAACAGTTTTCTTAACTAAGATGGTTTGCATGCTACGGCAACTATCGCTCTTTCTAAATAATTTTCTTGTCTTATTCAAAATACTAATTTAAACtaactttgttttttttattaattattttccaaaatttctagATTCTCTATGTAAAAAGTTTAccttaattgattaattttttttcaacctTACTGGTTTTGTCATATTTTGTGAGAATCCAGTAAAAAGTAGAAATCATTCCTACTCAAACAAAGAATTTCTCAGTCACTACTTTTTAGTAAGCTTACCTTTCTTTATATTGAAATTATATCTCAATTCTTTCAAGTATGTTCAAATGCATTAAATCACTTTTCGTGTAAATCACCTAAATGGGTACTTTAGACATAGAATAGACTCAGAGGCATTTCGgaattaatttataattttaacaTATAGACTGAGATAAAACTCATTTACTGAAAAATAATAGAATCTTTGAACAAGCTTTTGctattatattttctttttaatgaacCATAAATAAACAAGATTAAATGCAGTTGAAATATGAAGCACTTATAATAAACTGTTCAAAGAGGAAAATACTAGATTCTAAATCTTTAGAAAGACGTACAAAATTTCAGTTGATGGCAATATTGCTTGGCTGCTAAATGCTGATTACTGGgtgaatgttattttttaaaagaagTTCTATCCACTACCGGACAAGTACTGTGTCTAATTCAAAACAGGGATGCCTCGAGAGTCGAATCATGAAACTTAtggtcacttaattaattttttttttttttgaaatacacTTAACTAATGTTACAATCAAGTTAATTGTTACGGATGAGGCATTTTAGAtaggttttttcttttttctttttttttttgaatctaAGTAAGAGATTTTGAATCTAAAACTTCTCATTTTTACTTCCTCCCCCGATACAAACCAACTCATCCCTCCCAGGTCTTTTAGATTGGTTAAAAATTCTTTCACCAAATCCATATGTCTTGTGAATATTAGGGACTCTAACGTTTAATTAGCCCAATTAAAATGGATTGGGTCAAGGTTTATCTAGATCAACTTATTTATCTTTAatgtatttatattttaaatcaGTGATCACTAATAGTAGCATTCATTAATTAACCTCTCGGGTTGAACTGTGAGGCCTCATATTCCCTCCTCTGGTTTTGCAAGAATTAGAGTCACCGTTACAGTGAAATTTTAGTGGTTAGTCATCACCACCAATTACTGGCTGAAATGATTGCATGGTGTAGACATATGGCCTTGTTTGGCAAATAagttttttgctaagtttgtctgctacaagttttttaaaaactttaactacagtaattttaaaaaacttctcaaaatttttaaactatgcacttcaaaatattaataaaaaaaaaacacacttcaaaatttttttaaaaaacttctacagtaagttacagtaaagttttagacaaatatTCAAAAAACTCACTTATCAAACGAGGCCATAATATTTCTCTCTCAAACCTTCCCCTTGAGAATTAAGAATTCCAGTCGCCATTGAGAATCGTCACTGAATGTTGCCAGAAAGTAGTCATTGATCGAAATTTGCGACATAATTATACTATTTACAATTAggatttagtttttttttatgaaatatcATGATTCATTAAAATCTACACTAATATCTGAAATTACATCATTAAACATATATAgttataaaaaaatgaaaaatagaaACTCTAAATCTCaagaattaaaataatataCACGGCAAAGCTCCAAAAAGACCCAAAAGTAGATAAAACATTTATAGGCCCAAAACATAAGTGCATGCCTCTAATTGTCAATATGTTAATTAACTGTTTCAAGTCTATATACTAGGGTGAAATCCGTCAAATAAATTTAAAGAATTCTAAATATGGAAAAATATCTtataaaagaaattttaagaaaaactATATAAAACTtgctaaaaaattttcaaagtttaaattattgaataaTATGATAAGAGTTTATTAGATTACAATCATGGGTATGATACCAAAAGGAATGGTAGAATTTCCCATGATTATATAATAAttaattttcaaatatataaaAATCATTTGTGGGGTTATACATACACAAAGTAATTATGTCATGTAATTGGGATTGGTATTTGGGCCCAAATTCCCAAATTAGACAAGGAAGTCTTTGGGCCAGGAAGAGCAATAGAAACAGCTGAGAAAGACAAAAACTTTCTTGTCTGTCAAACTCAAGAGATGCGCCTTAGAAGCCCAACTTCACTAGTAGAAATTAACCAGCGAAGCAACCGAAAATAATTCTCTCAATCAACAACCAATATAAACATGAGACTTGGTGGTACTTGAGATGGACTAGCTTTAAATCTTTTTCCACAATGTAGAAGATAAACAAAAACCACATGAGTTTCAAGAAACTCAGGCTATTAGTTTATTGGCACAAGGTAATTTTACACTAACTTAGACATGCATTTGATcagagcaaaagaaagctacttcttttatatttctaataataataatagcacAGCCTACTAGCTTTTGATCAGGATCGGATGATCTCATCAAAGCTTGTTCTTGTACCAAAAAACACCCTTGCCTCCTTCATCTGGCTCAACATAAATACACTCTTTAGCCTCCCTCCACATTGCCTTGTAAAATGGAGTGCCATCAAGTTGGTAGTATTCTCCAAGAAGTGGCTTGATTGCTTTGGTTGCCTCCATTGCATGATAATGTGGCATTGTTGAGAAGAGATGGTGAGCCACATGTGTGTCGGTGATGTTATGGAAAACCTTGTTCAGGACGCCGTAGTCTCTGTCAACAGTTGCCAATGCGCCCCTCAGCCAATCCCACTCAGATGAATCATAGTGTGGCAATGAAGGGTGAGTGTGCTGCAGATACGTGATCAAAACAAGGAAGCCATTGACAATAAGCAATGGTACCCCATAGATGCATATCAGCCAGGCTAGCCCTTTAGCCATTGCTACACGGTAAAGCAGATAAGATGTTGCAATGACACCAACATCAGAAATGTAGATTTGAAGCCTCTCGCGATCATTGTAGATTGGGCCATAAGGATCATAATGGCATGCGAAACGGTCGTATGGTCTGCCTGAGACATTGAAAGCCAAGTACAAGGGCCAACCCAGAGTGAGCGTGGTTGTCAGGGTAATGACTCTGCCTGGAGGATTGTTCAAGTACTTGGAATACCATGCCATCTTGGATTTTGGCTTTGGTACAAAGACTTCATCACGTTCGAGCGATCCAGTGTTGGAGTGGTGGCGACGGTGGCTGTACTTCCACGAGAAGTAGGGGACCAGAAGCGCAGAGTGGAGGATAAGACCGACTGTGTCATCCACCCATTGGTAGTCACTGAATGCATGGTGACCGCACTCGTGGGCGATGACCCAAACTCCAGTGCAAACGCATCCCTGGAAAATCCAATACACAGGCCAGGCAAGGTAGTTGTATGGAGAAGGAAGGAGATGAAAGTAAGTTGTGGCAATGTAGTAGAACAGAGAGACCAAGGTCAGGTCATAAACAACATAGGAGAATGAGCGAAGGAGCGATCTCTTGAAGCAGTGAGGTGGGATGGCTTTCTTGATATCACCAACGGTAAACGGAGGCTTTGAGTATGGGACTCTTTCGAGGGGGTTTTTCTTGTCTTCAGTCTTGGTTGTTGCAGCAGACATGCGGCCTCCGGCTCCCATTGCTGATACAATGCCCTATCTGCTTAATAACCACACCTGAAAATGGACAATGTGGATGATTACATAGCAGAGAAGCTTGAAGGAATGATTACATACTTTTTACAAACATTCTTTGCTTACAGTTTATTACAATCAAATCACTTCAATTATCTTTGTGCTAAATAGAACATCAAGACGATTAGTCATTAGACAGGTTCGTGGGGATATGGTCAAGGAAAACTAGTTACCACAGATTTATTGAATGGTCTAGGCAAAATTTCCATGTGACCAGAGTATTAAAAGAATAGATTCTGAGACAGAGTATAGTATTTAATCAGAATATTAGTACTTTCTTCTATTTTAATCTCTGTAGCTTCTCTTTTCCTTATCTGTGGCAAATCCAAGAAAGTGACAAATTCATTGAATGGCTCATGGAGTAAAAAATCTTATTGTGTTGATCTATCCCTTGGGCAGAGATTCATACTGGTGGCCACTAAAATTTTCCTCAATCTTCTACCTTATAACTTCTTCTGGTGCAAAGACTGTCATCCATAAATAGCAGTTTTAAGGACCCTTCTTCTATCAAAAACTAAAGGACCATACATGCCAAAAGGGATCAGGGACCACCAATGTTAATGATGCTGTCAGATAATGTACCAGGAATTCCACCAATCATGTTTTAATAGGATCTAAGAAATCTATTGCCCATCAAGAAGACACACTAGTACTAGGCCAGCCCTAAGTCCCTAACTGAACTCTTTCTTTCCTGTGGGACACATCTTAGCACATCAGAGACTCAGCAGTGACCATACATTTCAACATCTCTTCATTTCAGCCTGGAGAAAGACATGCTCATTCTTTCCAGCTAATGACAGTGCAAATGAGAAGATTTCTATTGTCTGGTCTAAAAATAATTGCGTAATTGAAGCACATTCTCTATAATGGCTGTGAGCTAAGGCAGCCAAGATGTCAAAATCAATCCAATAAGCAAAAGTCAAGAATTTATACAAAAAGTTTTCTTCTATAATTACTGTCTATGAACAAAATACAGAACAAGCGTAATTGTCATTCGGGATGGGTATAAGCAATCTCTCAACACTTCTTTTCAGTAAAAAAACGTAATGTACCTAATCATAGGTAAATAATGATCTGATGTTTTCGATGAATTTAATTTCATGAGAACAAATGAACCTAAGGGTGTTCATCAAATGTTAAAAAACCAAATTCAATTCCAAATAGTGTTCATTAGAGTTAGGTAAGCAAGATGCATGATAAACATGCAAGAACTCAATGAAAAGTTaaataaattgcaaaaatttaaCACAGTGACTTATGATACGATCAATTCTAACATCAAATCAGATAGAAAAATGGTGCAGTCTGCCTGTAATACAGCATGAAAGTCAAAATCTTCAGCTTACAGATAGAACTTCACACTATTTAATCCAAAACAACTCGGTTGGCTTGACTGCATTTAATACAAAGATATTAACACATGAGTATTGACCTCCAATCTACTAAAAAAATCATAGTCCTGCATTACTATGCCTATAAGTTTGAGTATAAAGTCTGTCCACGCTAAAGATCTAACATAAGAAAAATCAAGACGGAGTGGATTTAGAATTTTCCTCACACGTACCATGACTATTACACGCAAAAGATTTTCCTACACGGCCAATACAAATATTACAAGTTAATACCTCAATCATCTGGCAAGAACTCCATTCTTTATTAATTTCACATAGAATTTGGACCATTTCATGTTTCAAAGCCGCCCAAGAttgattttctaccaacaaATGCctacttccatttttttttcttccaaatatGGTTCGTGTGTCAGAGATGACAAAGATGAATTATTTGGCCTGCACGAATCAGATTATGAATATATACAAGACAAGGTAGCCATAAGTGCCCAAGAATGGACCCTTGTGACATAGGTACCACATCAGACTTCATCAAAGAATTGTTTAAAATTTAGTTCAATTCAATGTTTGCCTAAAGTATCGTAGTAAATCCCATAGACAAATCGTGTACGGTTGAAATTTTTGCCCCTTGAGACTACTCAAATCTCAAAAGGGGCTGTTGAATCTGGACATATTCTTCCATCGCCTGAAAGACTAATGAATGGTTTTTTCAAGCTACAGTTGAAAATGTGCTTTTCATTTTGTTAATGGTTTTTCCAAGCTACACTTGATTCAAACgtgcttttcatttttttttctatgcATAGATAGTAACGAAATTCATCAAAACATTAAACGAGGGTTATCTTTTATCTTTTCAAAGCAATAATAATTAATTGACCCCATCACCCAACTTTTTGGCTGCAATAATACAGATATTCCCCTGTATTAATAATTAATTTGGTCAATGAATCCTCCCTTTCTTCTGGAAAAGGGAAATTACACTAGTGACAAATCCTAAAAGGGGTTCGTTATGCCTTTTGATCAATTTCTTTTGTCTTAGCACATGacaggagaaaaaaaaaaagcttatcagaaagaagggaaaatctTGTGTAATAGCATAATTTGTAGGAGATTTTAATAAGGTTGATTATGGCATTGGAAAAATGTATACAAAGACTTAACATTTCGAATGATGAATGTTAAATTCATTTATAATTCCTCCATCTCAtatatttttaactttttactatcttttttttttttacccttcactggaaaaataaaaaatgaaaagcaaTAATAGCTTTGAGCTAACAGCCAAAAAGGGTGTTTAGATTTCTATAATATTATATGCATAAAAATCTAAAGCACAACAAACTTCTATTCAATTTGCTCGGTAAACAAAAAAGCAAACTTAACCGCAATTTCTGCTTCAGTCattaaaaaagataaagaaaaaagaatccTTCTTTCCAAAGCAAAAGGACCCACATGCAACTTACACAAATCAAACAATAAATCATCACAATCCCAACATCCATTCATAAACAAGCAACACAACTTCcaaagcacaaaaaaaaaacaataaaaaataataagaaaaaaaatcataaaaccCCAACAACCATAGACGTGTAATATTACAAATAGTAAAGTACATTCTTGCCCCTCCCCCCCGCTTCtctctcccaaaaaaaaaaaagatggaaaatgaTGACAATAATGTAGCCAGCAATTTTAACTTTTGTTTCACTTTTCTATCAGCCAGCTGCAAGAAAAACAGCCAGAAAACCGTCACAgtttcattttcaaacatgtCGTTTTCCATTCCATTGTTTTGCCGTCCAACACTTCTGAATATTCAAATTCACATGCATTCATACAAACATATACTAAAAATCAGCCTGCATGTTTCT encodes:
- the LOC113752341 gene encoding delta(12)-acyl-lipid-desaturase-like, which produces MGAGGRMSAATTKTEDKKNPLERVPYSKPPFTVGDIKKAIPPHCFKRSLLRSFSYVVYDLTLVSLFYYIATTYFHLLPSPYNYLAWPVYWIFQGCVCTGVWVIAHECGHHAFSDYQWVDDTVGLILHSALLVPYFSWKYSHRRHHSNTGSLERDEVFVPKPKSKMAWYSKYLNNPPGRVITLTTTLTLGWPLYLAFNVSGRPYDRFACHYDPYGPIYNDRERLQIYISDVGVIATSYLLYRVAMAKGLAWLICIYGVPLLIVNGFLVLITYLQHTHPSLPHYDSSEWDWLRGALATVDRDYGVLNKVFHNITDTHVAHHLFSTMPHYHAMEATKAIKPLLGEYYQLDGTPFYKAMWREAKECIYVEPDEGGKGVFWYKNKL